A single window of Coleofasciculus sp. FACHB-1120 DNA harbors:
- the acnB gene encoding bifunctional aconitate hydratase 2/2-methylisocitrate dehydratase — MLESYRQHVAERAALGIPPLPLDAQQTSQLCELLKNPPTGEEETLLELLRDRIPPGVDPAAYVKAGFLTAVAKGETISPLVTPIYAVELLGTMVGGYNVQSLIDLLKSDDEQLAASAATALSKIMLVYDAFHDVLELSETNSYAKQVIDAWAAAEWFTSRPTLPEAITVTVFKVPGETNTDDLSPATHATTRPDIPLHALAMLESRQPGSLETIVELKKKGHPVAYVGDVVGTGSSRKSAINSVLWHIGNDIPFVPNKRAGGYVLGSAIAPIFFNTAEDAGALPIQCDVTQMETGMVITIYPYKGEITNESGEVISTFSLKPDTITDEVRAGGRIPLLIGRTLTDKTRIALGLVEPSPIFIRPRPPIDTGKGFTLAQKMVGKACGLNGVRPGTSCEPLMTTVGSQDTTGPMTRDELKELACLGFSADLVMQSFCHTAAYPKPVDIKTHHELPDFFASRSGVALRPGDGIIHSWLNRMLLPDTVGTGGDSHTRFPLGISFPAGSGLVAFAAALGVMPLDMPESVLVRFKGELQPGVTLRDIVNAIPYVAIQKGLLTAEKQNKKNIFSGRIMEIEGLPNLKVEQAFELTDASAERSCAGCTIKLSIETVSEYLRSNVALMKNMVARGYQDARTIMRRVAKMEEWLANPVLMEADSDAEYAEIIEIDLNQIKEPIVAAPNDPDNVKLLSEVQNDPVQEVFVGSCMTNIGHYRATAKVLEGEAAVKTRLWICPPTRMDEHQLKEEGVYSVFDAAGARTEMPGCSLCMGNQARVDDGTTVFSTSTRNFNNRMGKDARVYLGSAELAAVCAMLGRIPTVQEYMEIVGKKIHPFAGDLYRYLNFDQIANFEDEGRVISLEDMPKIEDILGIPSGALR, encoded by the coding sequence ATGCTTGAATCTTATCGTCAACACGTCGCTGAAAGGGCGGCACTCGGAATTCCACCACTGCCGTTGGATGCCCAACAGACTTCTCAATTGTGTGAATTGCTGAAAAATCCTCCCACGGGTGAAGAAGAGACATTGTTGGAATTGCTGCGCGATCGCATTCCTCCAGGCGTCGATCCAGCTGCTTACGTGAAAGCTGGCTTTCTCACCGCTGTCGCCAAAGGCGAAACCATTAGCCCTCTAGTTACCCCCATCTACGCAGTAGAACTGCTGGGAACAATGGTAGGCGGCTACAACGTGCAATCGTTGATAGATTTACTCAAATCTGACGATGAACAATTGGCTGCCTCCGCAGCAACAGCTTTAAGCAAAATCATGCTGGTGTATGATGCCTTCCACGATGTCTTGGAATTGTCCGAGACGAATTCCTATGCCAAGCAAGTCATTGACGCTTGGGCGGCGGCGGAGTGGTTTACAAGTCGCCCCACCTTGCCAGAAGCGATTACCGTCACCGTGTTTAAGGTGCCCGGAGAGACGAACACCGACGATTTATCTCCCGCAACCCATGCCACAACCCGCCCAGATATTCCCTTGCACGCCTTGGCAATGCTGGAATCTCGGCAACCGGGAAGTTTGGAAACGATTGTCGAGTTAAAGAAAAAAGGACATCCCGTGGCGTATGTCGGCGATGTCGTGGGAACGGGTTCTTCCCGCAAATCTGCGATTAACTCCGTGTTGTGGCACATTGGCAACGATATCCCCTTCGTACCAAATAAACGGGCTGGGGGATATGTATTAGGGAGTGCGATCGCGCCGATTTTCTTCAACACCGCCGAAGATGCAGGTGCATTGCCCATCCAGTGCGATGTCACCCAGATGGAAACCGGCATGGTAATCACCATTTATCCTTATAAAGGTGAAATTACCAACGAATCTGGCGAAGTAATCTCCACCTTCAGCCTCAAACCCGACACCATCACCGACGAAGTACGCGCAGGCGGACGTATTCCCCTCCTGATTGGGCGTACCCTCACCGATAAAACCCGAATTGCCCTCGGATTAGTAGAACCCAGCCCAATCTTCATCCGTCCTCGCCCACCCATCGATACCGGCAAAGGATTTACTCTAGCGCAGAAAATGGTCGGGAAAGCCTGCGGACTCAATGGTGTGCGTCCCGGCACTTCCTGCGAACCGCTGATGACAACGGTTGGTTCTCAGGATACAACAGGACCCATGACCCGCGACGAGTTAAAAGAACTCGCCTGTCTCGGCTTCAGTGCAGATTTGGTGATGCAGAGTTTCTGCCACACCGCCGCTTACCCGAAGCCCGTTGACATCAAAACCCATCACGAACTGCCCGATTTCTTTGCTTCTCGTAGCGGCGTGGCCTTACGACCCGGCGATGGCATTATCCATTCTTGGCTGAATCGGATGCTGCTACCCGATACCGTAGGAACGGGCGGCGACTCCCACACCCGTTTCCCCTTGGGAATTTCCTTCCCCGCCGGTTCCGGCTTAGTTGCTTTTGCAGCTGCTTTGGGCGTGATGCCTTTAGATATGCCAGAATCCGTCTTAGTGCGGTTCAAAGGCGAGTTGCAACCCGGTGTGACGCTTCGGGATATTGTGAACGCGATTCCCTACGTAGCAATTCAAAAAGGTTTGCTAACAGCAGAGAAGCAGAACAAGAAAAACATCTTCTCCGGGCGAATCATGGAAATTGAAGGCTTGCCAAATTTAAAAGTTGAGCAAGCTTTTGAACTTACCGACGCCAGTGCCGAACGTTCTTGTGCAGGCTGCACAATTAAGTTAAGTATCGAGACAGTTTCTGAATATCTGCGTTCCAACGTAGCGCTGATGAAAAATATGGTAGCGCGGGGTTATCAAGATGCCCGTACCATCATGCGCCGCGTTGCAAAAATGGAAGAATGGTTGGCAAATCCCGTATTAATGGAAGCCGATTCAGATGCAGAATATGCGGAAATTATCGAGATTGACTTGAACCAAATCAAGGAACCAATCGTCGCCGCACCAAATGACCCGGATAATGTTAAGTTGCTGTCCGAGGTTCAGAATGACCCTGTGCAGGAAGTATTCGTCGGTTCTTGCATGACGAATATCGGTCATTATCGCGCCACTGCGAAGGTACTGGAAGGGGAAGCAGCAGTTAAAACTCGCCTCTGGATTTGTCCTCCAACCCGCATGGATGAACACCAACTCAAGGAAGAAGGTGTTTATAGCGTATTTGATGCAGCAGGTGCGCGTACAGAAATGCCGGGATGTAGTCTCTGTATGGGAAATCAGGCGCGTGTGGATGACGGTACAACCGTATTTTCTACTTCCACTCGCAACTTCAATAATCGCATGGGTAAAGATGCGCGAGTTTATCTCGGTTCTGCCGAATTAGCTGCTGTTTGTGCGATGTTAGGACGCATTCCCACAGTGCAAGAATATATGGAAATTGTTGGGAAGAAAATTCATCCTTTTGCTGGTGATTTGTATCGCTATCTCAACTTCGACCAGATCGCTAATTTTGAGGATGAAGGTCGCGTAATTTCCCTGGAAGATATGCCCAAGATTGAGGATATTTTGGGTATTCCCTCCGGTGCGTTGCGCTAG
- a CDS encoding P-loop NTPase family protein — translation MVAQLETPALHSDRRLLPTIEGLVQVFTGAHRSFFTGVIAQALRIAGQGTSVLVIQFLKGGINQGHEHPMRLGQNLDWVRCDLPRCIDTPHLDEAETHSLLQLWQHTQKVISEGKYALVVLDELSLAINFGLIPESEVLALLEKRPAHVDIILTGPEMPQALLDVADQITEIRRSHRP, via the coding sequence ATGGTTGCCCAGCTAGAAACCCCAGCGCTTCATTCAGATCGTCGCCTGCTCCCCACTATTGAAGGACTGGTGCAAGTTTTTACCGGCGCTCACCGCAGCTTTTTTACCGGCGTGATAGCGCAAGCACTGCGAATTGCCGGTCAAGGAACCTCAGTTTTAGTGATTCAGTTCCTCAAAGGCGGAATCAATCAGGGACACGAGCATCCCATGCGCTTAGGGCAAAATCTAGATTGGGTTCGTTGCGACTTACCCCGTTGCATCGATACCCCGCACCTCGATGAGGCGGAAACTCACTCTTTACTCCAGCTTTGGCAGCATACCCAGAAAGTAATATCCGAAGGCAAATATGCCCTTGTCGTTCTGGATGAATTGAGCTTAGCGATTAACTTTGGCTTAATTCCCGAATCCGAGGTACTCGCGCTGCTCGAAAAACGCCCTGCTCATGTAGATATCATTTTGACTGGCCCAGAAATGCCCCAAGCACTTCTGGATGTTGCTGACCAAATTACTGAAATACGTCGCAGTCACCGACCGTAG
- a CDS encoding Uma2 family endonuclease: MLLELKRFNIPPGHKVFLEDITWQEFETILEELGEHRASRVAYDNGILEIMTPLSEHETNKLFISNFIEIILEELDIDFYPLGSTTFKNRDMLKGIEPDNCFYIQNEAAVRGKEKLDLSIDPPPDLALEIDITSRTHPSIYEALGVPELWRFENGKLQINILQEQKYTESEFSLIFPNLPLIEVIPQYLSQVKGVGRNKTMRAFRNWIREQIAAS; this comes from the coding sequence ATGCTATTGGAATTAAAGCGATTTAATATCCCGCCTGGTCATAAAGTTTTTCTAGAAGATATAACCTGGCAAGAATTTGAAACCATCTTAGAAGAGTTAGGCGAACATCGTGCGTCAAGAGTAGCTTATGACAATGGAATATTAGAAATCATGACACCCTTGTCAGAGCATGAAACCAATAAACTGTTTATCAGCAACTTTATTGAAATTATTCTAGAAGAACTAGATATTGATTTTTATCCTCTTGGTTCTACTACTTTTAAAAACCGGGATATGCTGAAAGGGATAGAACCCGATAACTGTTTTTATATTCAAAATGAAGCAGCAGTACGAGGAAAAGAAAAATTAGACTTATCCATCGACCCACCTCCAGATTTAGCCTTAGAGATAGATATAACTTCTCGCACTCATCCGAGTATTTATGAAGCTTTAGGAGTGCCTGAGCTTTGGCGATTTGAAAATGGTAAGTTACAAATTAATATATTACAAGAGCAAAAATATACTGAGTCAGAGTTTAGTCTAATTTTCCCTAATTTACCACTGATTGAGGTGATTCCCCAATATTTAAGTCAGGTTAAGGGTGTTGGTAGGAATAAGACAATGAGAGCTTTTAGAAATTGGATAAGAGAACAAATTGCAGCATCGTAA
- a CDS encoding adenylate kinase, whose translation MRLIILGGPGAGKGTQTALLCSHLGIPGICTGDILRQAIASQNPLGIQAQTYVEKGELVPDALMIEFMRQRLQQPDIKGGWLLDGYPRTAFQAEELDFLLEDLGQHLDWAIWLEVPESVLISRSLERSRPDDRPEIVQRRLELFQERTIPILEYYEHCQRLLTVNGNQTPEQVQHDILGKNLAASAE comes from the coding sequence GTGAGACTAATAATTCTAGGAGGGCCTGGGGCAGGTAAGGGAACGCAGACTGCATTGCTATGTAGTCACCTGGGGATTCCTGGAATTTGCACGGGCGACATTTTGCGGCAAGCGATCGCATCCCAAAATCCCCTTGGTATCCAAGCACAGACCTATGTAGAAAAGGGTGAGTTGGTGCCCGATGCCCTGATGATCGAATTCATGCGCCAGCGTCTCCAACAGCCGGATATCAAGGGTGGTTGGCTGTTAGATGGCTATCCGCGTACTGCTTTTCAAGCAGAGGAATTAGATTTTTTGTTGGAAGATTTGGGACAACACCTAGATTGGGCAATTTGGCTAGAGGTGCCGGAATCAGTGTTGATAAGCCGTTCTTTAGAGCGATCGCGTCCAGACGATCGACCAGAAATCGTACAACGCCGCCTCGAATTATTTCAAGAACGCACGATTCCCATCCTGGAATACTACGAACATTGCCAACGGTTGTTGACTGTCAACGGAAACCAAACCCCAGAGCAAGTGCAGCACGACATTTTAGGCAAAAACTTGGCGGCGAGTGCTGAGTAA
- a CDS encoding DUF4278 domain-containing protein, translating into MKLSYRGVSYEKTSPTLEVTESEIVGKYRGQTYNVAYPRHIAVPDAIVNLNYRGVPYFIGKTGSTRDALERQISCEGMAPLGDRKLPTDTTRRKVLDNAAKSHLANIHRSLEHRIQVAKAKGDENLIRLLEAESKQLTLCL; encoded by the coding sequence ATGAAACTCTCTTATCGCGGCGTCAGCTACGAAAAAACTTCACCCACGCTGGAAGTAACCGAAAGCGAGATTGTGGGTAAGTATCGGGGACAGACTTACAACGTTGCATATCCCAGACATATCGCAGTTCCCGATGCGATTGTTAACTTGAACTATCGGGGAGTCCCCTACTTCATCGGCAAAACCGGCTCGACTAGGGATGCTCTAGAGAGGCAAATCTCATGTGAAGGGATGGCACCTCTAGGCGATCGGAAATTGCCAACTGATACAACTCGTCGAAAAGTGTTGGATAACGCGGCTAAAAGTCACTTAGCGAATATCCACCGCAGCCTGGAACATCGGATACAGGTTGCTAAAGCCAAAGGTGATGAAAATCTAATTCGTCTTCTAGAAGCAGAGTCGAAGCAACTGACGTTGTGCCTCTAG
- a CDS encoding Mur ligase family protein codes for MDIDSILQPFQRFGVHLGLERIQKLLANLGNPHHKVPVIHVAGTNGKGSVCAYLSAVLTEAGYRVGRYTSPHLVDWNERICLNEQPISLETLEKLLLQVQAAIQPDEESPTQFEVITAAAWLYFAQAQVNVAVVEVGLGGRLDATNVCPNPLVTIITSLSREHWQNLGPTLADIAREKAGILKPGCPAVVGQLPEEARAVVQQRILELGCPVVWAEPAVELGTAKTLRTQREERRVEYQGIKYPLPLLGDFQLNNSALAIASFQILQQQGWEISEAAIASGMAKTQWIGRLQWTSWRNHRLLIDGAHNPAAAIALRQYVDTLEKSPIHWVMGMLSTKDHADIFSALLRKGDRLYLVPVPDHSSADPEYLATLAQNICPELADCRTYPDLTAGLEAAISPESLLVLCGSLYLLGHFLGQNRSAASR; via the coding sequence GTGGATATCGACTCAATTCTTCAACCGTTTCAGCGCTTTGGTGTTCATCTCGGTTTAGAGCGCATTCAAAAATTATTGGCAAATTTGGGCAACCCGCACCACAAAGTACCAGTGATTCATGTCGCTGGAACGAATGGCAAAGGCTCAGTTTGTGCTTACCTTTCCGCAGTGCTGACTGAGGCAGGTTATCGCGTGGGGCGGTATACTTCCCCTCATTTAGTCGATTGGAACGAGCGCATCTGTCTAAACGAACAACCGATATCGCTGGAAACGCTAGAAAAATTGCTGCTACAAGTCCAAGCAGCTATCCAACCAGATGAAGAGTCACCCACGCAGTTTGAAGTCATCACCGCTGCGGCTTGGTTGTATTTTGCTCAAGCTCAGGTAAATGTAGCGGTGGTGGAAGTGGGTTTAGGAGGGCGTCTGGATGCGACGAATGTATGCCCGAACCCCCTCGTCACAATTATTACTTCTCTCAGTCGAGAACACTGGCAGAACCTAGGCCCTACTTTAGCGGATATTGCTAGAGAAAAAGCCGGTATCCTCAAGCCGGGATGTCCTGCTGTGGTGGGACAGCTGCCAGAGGAGGCGAGGGCGGTGGTACAACAGCGGATTCTTGAGTTGGGGTGTCCGGTTGTTTGGGCTGAACCGGCGGTGGAGTTAGGAACCGCGAAGACGCTAAGGACGCAAAGAGAAGAAAGAAGGGTGGAGTATCAGGGGATAAAGTATCCTTTGCCGTTATTGGGAGATTTTCAGCTGAATAATTCGGCGTTAGCGATCGCATCTTTCCAAATTCTTCAACAGCAAGGTTGGGAAATTTCAGAAGCAGCGATCGCTTCTGGTATGGCAAAAACTCAATGGATTGGGCGTCTTCAGTGGACAAGTTGGCGAAATCATCGGTTATTGATCGATGGTGCCCATAATCCAGCCGCCGCGATCGCGTTGCGTCAATATGTCGATACTCTGGAAAAATCGCCGATCCATTGGGTGATGGGGATGCTTTCCACGAAAGATCATGCCGATATTTTTAGTGCATTACTCAGAAAGGGCGATCGCTTGTATCTAGTCCCCGTCCCGGATCATAGTTCCGCCGATCCAGAATATTTAGCTACCTTGGCTCAAAATATCTGCCCAGAATTAGCCGATTGTCGCACCTACCCGGATCTCACGGCTGGATTAGAAGCGGCGATTTCCCCAGAAAGTTTATTGGTTTTGTGCGGTTCACTTTATTTACTGGGTCATTTTCTGGGACAAAACCGCTCTGCTGCATCCAGATAA
- a CDS encoding DUF1802 family protein: MNTALRLPAPDVEALIQGRMIAAMSQIFLNPRRQFALYSSDASINLLPTEHYYRSDFLPIAQSALAQLNSETVLIKAWAKCETCQILNDAESLAALSRLTVWTSEALQEILSQRGHIFLVYLRVYLLPQPLEVPVNTKGNFVSLPNLLTITESSPVLSDRVFSQRRQQLELRQPPLHPELEELQNAIAQLSADNPAAEELDRDIKIFLGWGSGKPAKRLDSDESWIEKIAQIGNSSDGHTFEKLVRKGFLKLGFSGSGLDPNSMGGAGGMDFYCDAPYPMVGECKATKTEKVPDGTPAQLLKIGMNHLGKSQYERSIKLIVAAGELNFYANRTATENQMNVIRPETLQRLVEMQAQHKNSINLLELKQCLQQAPFGLADDKVNRYIDKINQDIKLRSHLIQLLKKHLETTGEETVAIDALHVAYLYSSPPQPLKREEMHDILIELSSPLTGYLGRKKGGDGSDRFYFLRDLPAA; encoded by the coding sequence ATGAACACTGCACTGCGTCTACCTGCTCCAGACGTTGAAGCCTTAATTCAAGGGCGAATGATTGCCGCCATGTCCCAAATATTCCTTAATCCGAGGCGGCAATTTGCTCTCTATTCTTCCGATGCTTCAATTAACCTACTGCCAACTGAGCACTACTACCGCTCAGATTTCTTGCCAATTGCCCAAAGTGCGCTCGCTCAACTAAATTCTGAAACAGTTTTGATTAAAGCTTGGGCAAAATGCGAAACCTGCCAAATCCTAAATGATGCTGAGTCTTTAGCTGCCTTGTCGCGGTTAACAGTATGGACATCTGAAGCATTACAGGAAATACTCTCTCAACGGGGTCATATTTTCCTGGTATATTTGCGCGTCTATCTGCTACCTCAACCGCTTGAAGTTCCGGTAAATACCAAGGGGAATTTTGTTTCATTACCGAATCTCCTGACTATTACTGAATCTTCGCCTGTATTGAGCGATCGCGTCTTCTCCCAACGCCGCCAGCAGCTAGAACTTCGACAGCCACCACTGCATCCAGAATTGGAAGAGTTGCAGAATGCGATCGCTCAACTATCCGCTGATAATCCAGCAGCGGAAGAACTAGATCGGGACATCAAAATATTTCTAGGTTGGGGTAGTGGTAAGCCTGCAAAGCGACTTGATTCAGATGAATCTTGGATTGAGAAAATTGCACAAATCGGGAATTCCAGCGACGGTCATACTTTTGAAAAATTAGTTCGTAAAGGATTTTTGAAGTTAGGCTTCAGTGGTTCTGGACTCGATCCAAACTCAATGGGTGGAGCTGGAGGTATGGATTTCTACTGTGACGCTCCTTATCCAATGGTGGGAGAGTGTAAGGCTACTAAAACAGAGAAAGTCCCTGATGGAACGCCTGCTCAACTCCTTAAAATTGGCATGAACCATCTCGGTAAAAGTCAGTATGAGCGTTCAATCAAATTGATTGTAGCGGCGGGAGAATTAAATTTTTATGCCAATAGGACAGCTACTGAGAATCAAATGAATGTCATTAGACCCGAAACGCTACAAAGATTAGTAGAAATGCAAGCACAACACAAAAATTCTATCAATTTGTTAGAGCTAAAGCAGTGCTTGCAGCAAGCTCCCTTTGGATTGGCTGACGATAAAGTTAATCGTTACATCGATAAAATTAACCAAGATATCAAGTTGCGATCGCACCTCATCCAGCTTTTGAAAAAGCATCTAGAAACTACAGGCGAAGAGACTGTTGCCATTGATGCCCTTCATGTCGCTTATCTTTACTCCAGTCCACCTCAGCCTTTGAAACGCGAAGAAATGCACGATATTCTAATTGAGCTTTCCTCGCCTTTAACGGGATACTTGGGGCGAAAAAAAGGGGGTGATGGGAGCGATCGCTTCTATTTCCTCCGGGACTTGCCAGCCGCATAA